A window from Candidatus Methylomirabilota bacterium encodes these proteins:
- the accC gene encoding acetyl-CoA carboxylase biotin carboxylase subunit, with amino-acid sequence MFHKILIANRGEIALRILRTCREMGIRTVIAHSQADAGSLPVRLADESICIGPADARASYLNIPSIISAASITDSEAIHPGYGFLSENAAFAEICRACGITFIGPSPEAIRLMGDKAQAREMAKQAGAPVVPGSTGPLEGVDEAQTLADEMGYPVVVKAASGGGGRGMRIVRSREMLAQAFATCQSEAAQAFGSSELYLEKFVEEARHVEVQVLGDRNGIRVHLGERDCSVQRRHQKLLEESPASAISQTTREGLCKAALAVANAVNYVSAGTVEFLVGRGGEFYFIEMNTRIQVEHPVTEMVTGIDLVREQVRIALGESLGYKQSAVRVSGHAIECRINAEDPEHFVPSPGTVTAWLPPGGHGIRVDSHMMPGASVPPYYDSLIAKIIAYGRDRAEAIARMQRALAETVVEGVKTTIPFHQKLLADPVFVSGEYAPPRLEVGL; translated from the coding sequence CCAACCGAGGCGAGATCGCCCTGCGCATCCTCCGCACCTGTCGCGAGATGGGCATCCGTACCGTCATCGCCCATTCCCAGGCCGACGCGGGCTCCCTGCCCGTTCGCCTGGCTGACGAGTCCATCTGCATCGGCCCCGCCGACGCGCGCGCGAGCTATCTCAACATCCCCAGCATCATCTCGGCCGCGTCCATCACGGACAGCGAAGCCATCCATCCCGGCTATGGCTTCCTCTCGGAGAATGCCGCGTTCGCCGAGATCTGCCGCGCCTGCGGCATCACCTTCATCGGGCCCTCGCCGGAGGCGATACGGCTCATGGGCGACAAGGCGCAGGCGCGCGAGATGGCCAAGCAGGCGGGCGCCCCGGTGGTGCCGGGAAGCACGGGGCCGCTCGAGGGTGTGGACGAGGCGCAGACCCTGGCTGACGAGATGGGCTACCCCGTGGTGGTCAAGGCCGCCTCGGGGGGCGGCGGGCGCGGGATGCGCATCGTCCGCTCTCGGGAGATGCTGGCCCAGGCCTTCGCCACGTGCCAGTCCGAGGCCGCGCAGGCCTTCGGCTCCTCGGAGCTCTACCTGGAGAAGTTCGTGGAGGAGGCGCGGCACGTCGAGGTCCAGGTGCTCGGAGACAGGAATGGCATCCGGGTTCACCTGGGCGAGCGCGATTGCTCCGTGCAGCGACGGCACCAGAAGCTTCTCGAGGAGAGCCCCGCCTCCGCCATCTCCCAGACTACGCGCGAGGGACTGTGCAAGGCCGCCCTCGCGGTGGCCAACGCCGTCAACTACGTCTCGGCGGGCACCGTCGAGTTCCTGGTGGGGCGCGGGGGCGAGTTCTACTTCATCGAGATGAACACCCGCATCCAGGTCGAGCATCCCGTGACGGAGATGGTCACGGGCATCGACCTCGTGCGCGAGCAGGTCCGGATCGCCCTGGGCGAGTCGCTCGGCTACAAGCAGAGCGCCGTCCGTGTCTCCGGCCACGCCATCGAGTGCCGCATCAATGCCGAGGATCCCGAGCACTTCGTCCCCTCGCCCGGCACGGTGACGGCCTGGCTGCCCCCCGGCGGCCACGGTATACGCGTGGACAGCCACATGATGCCGGGGGCGTCGGTGCCGCCGTACTACGATTCGCTGATCGCCAAGATCATCGCGTATGGCCGGGACCGCGCGGAGGCCATCGCCCGGATGCAGCGCGCCCTGGCCGAGACGGTCGTGGAGGGCGTCAAGACGACGATCCCCTTCCACCAGAAGCTCCTCGCCGACCCCGTCTTCGTCTCCGGGGAGTACGCGCCGCCGCGCCTCGAGGTCGGTCTCTAG